CTGGATAGTCACTGAAGTTCGAATCTGCTCGATTTCGAAGCAAAGCTATCGAGTTCACACCACCTCGATTTGAATGCGTAAGCTAGTGTATTAATGCTAGTCGTGCGAGTCCACGAACTGTTCATCTTGAGGAAAGACCTTGGGGAAGGAACGTAGCTACCAGAAGTGCAGCTCAACTACACCCCTGGAGGAGGTCATCTTGAAGTTAAGACGAATCGACACAGTTGTCAATGGAGTGGCAGAGACTGCTAAGGATTGGCATGAGGTGACATCGAAGATGGTCTTTGAGCAGGAATACGTTGACGCCCTATTAGTGCTCGATCAGCTGAAGCGAATCTGGGTAATGTTTGGCTTTCATCGTCACCGAGGGTGGACTCCCAGAGTTCGGCCCAGACACGCGAAGGACGAATCGCTTGTTGGTGTCTTCGCCAGCAGAGGCGTACAGAGACCGAACAAGTTGGGCCTGACTCTCGTTGACTTGGTGAGCGTCAAAGGGAACATTGTTACCGTGAGGGGTCTCATTGCATTCGATGGAAGCCCCTTTTACACAGGTGAAAATGAGCCAGGCACTCAAGTATGCAGACGGCTCAACACTAGACGATGTTACGAGCAAGGAAGATCAATAGCTCATACTCGGGAACGGGCTTTTATCGTGGGTCGTTTATTGGGTCATCGGAGTGATCTAAATGGTAAAAGCTCGTGAATTGGTGGGGTTGAGCGTGATTACGTCGGATGCAACCAAACTAGGAAAGGTCGACGGTACGGAGGTTGATACTGAGTCGTGGAAGGTGACACACCTTCGCATCGACCTGACGGACGATTCTATCCGTGAACTCGGGTTGAAGAAGCCCTTCATGGGCGGAATAAGGATTTGCCTTCCGGTGTCCCACGTGAGCAAGATGGGAGATGTAGCGACTCTGAATATCTCACTAGCTGAGGTCAGGAACACCCCAGAATGCAAGGCGAAGTGAGCAATCCCACGAACTTTCTCGTCTTTGTGTCTCAGATTGGCCAGACAGACTTTGCTGCGAAAAACAATGCAGCACAGCGTGAGGTGTGGAGTGGCCCCTTGAAAACAAGGCCGCGAAAGAAGAGGCAGTCTGGCTCGATGCAAGAATCCTCTGATTGATGACATGCTAAAAGAGGCTCCCCGCCCATGTGGCAGTTGCACAACTGGCCCAAGGGCTGTCTTCATGACCGCGGAGCGCAGGAACCAGAAGCATTATCTGATCCGAACATGCTTGACAATTGACGCATCTGGGGGACTAGAATGAGAGCATCACTCAAAGAAGCATCAGTACTTTCAGTCTTGTTCTTGTTTGTCGCATCTTCTTGCGCCTTCTACGTTTCGAGTCATCCTGGTGAAAAGGATGTGGGACCTGCACACAGTCTTGTCCTCACCCCTCATGACCCAATATTGATCCTTGGC
The Candidatus Thermoplasmatota archaeon genome window above contains:
- a CDS encoding SAM-dependent methyltransferase codes for the protein MGKERSYQKCSSTTPLEEVILKLRRIDTVVNGVAETAKDWHEVTSKMVFEQEYVDALLVLDQLKRIWVMFGFHRHRGWTPRVRPRHAKDESLVGVFASRGVQRPNKLGLTLVDLVSVKGNIVTVRGLIAFDGSPFYTGENEPGTQVCRRLNTRRCYEQGRSIAHTRERAFIVGRLLGHRSDLNGKSS